ACCTCTTCCGCGCCAGATGGCGAAAGCTGATTAAGCCTCTGCTGCCCGGCAAGCTGTTCAGTGCCGTCGCAATCTTTGCTTGATCCAGCTATCTGCATGTGGGTCGGCGTAGTGCAAAAGCGCAGTCGCTCGGATTGCATCAGCGTCGCACGGTTCATTGGTGTGCAGAGAGCGATAGCCCCAGAAAAGGTATAGGCTCCCGGGCTTGAGGGAGAGGCGGACCACGCGCTTACTGCCTCGGTGGTAGGCCCAGTTGAACAGCGCCTGGGACAGACGATTGTCGACCAGCACCTTGTCGATAAGATTGCCGAGGTAGGTTCTGCGAATATCACGCGTATTGGGATGGATGGCCAGTCGACCAGGATTGCCGTGATCCGGTACCGTAATAGGGATGAGCGCCGTCAGGATGTAGGAGTCGAAGTGGAAGCGCATCGAGTGTTTCTTGGCGCTCCCTCCTGAAAGGCACCGCAGGATCTGATAGAAACCCACGTCCGGCGCAGGCTGACCGATGGCACTCTCGTAGATATTCCGGCACAGCGCGACGAAGTCCGGATCGGCCGGCAGACTGGCTAAGAACGTATCGCCCAGATCCTGAGTGCCGGCAAAGCCGATGTACTCGCCTCCATTCGCAGTAACGGCATCGAAAACGAACGCCTGCGCCATGCGCAGATCGTCGGGTCCAACATAATCTTCAACGACTGCGTAGCCTTTCGAGGTGATCTCAAGCGCAAGCGCTTTGGACATGGTTCCAGTCAGGTTTCTAAATCTGTAACCCACGGAAGCCACCTTCAGTACGAGACAGATGCCCGGAATTTAGAATTATTACGAACTCCAACAAGATTTCAATTTGAGATGATGCTGGGATTAAAGTCAATGTCGAAACGTGAGGCAAAAACTTATCCAGATTATGCAAGAAGTGCTCAAATTATGCTCTCGGCAGAGCGTAGCTATTGGAGCTGCGAAGGGCGATCTACAGCGGTAGGGCTTGTGTGATGCTTCCGCTTTCGCCCGATCAAGGGTGTTGATCCGAGAGCGCTGCGCCATTCTAGCGCACTCTTCACTCAGATAGCCCTTCGCCTTCAGGTGCTCAGTGGTACGAGCGGACCGCTCCGATGCCTACCCCTTCCGCTCTCGGAACCGGATCCCGGCCCCGCCGCCGTTCTCGGGGTTGAGCTCCATGCCGGCGGCGCGTCTGCTCTTCGTCAACCCTGATCAAGGCACAGGCAATGAGGCGCCGGCTAGGAGCTGGACCAGTTCCGCTTGCCGCGCAGTGCCCGTTTTCGACATCACAGCCTTAAGCTGCGATCGCACGGTCGCTGGCGATGTACCAAACTCGACCGACAGGCCAGCGATTGTGCTACCGCCTGCAATCCCACGAGCCACACGCGCCTCAGCGGCCGTCAGATCAAACAGCCCCTCAAGAACCGATAGGCCTGGCACGTGCTTAGCCGTCAAAGGCGTGAACACAGCGATAGCCTCGGCCGCCGCAAACAAGTCAGCGGCCGCACGCCGGATTGGCAGCAGATGAAGAACGGTCGCCGGCTGATCACCACGAGATGGCAGAGGGATGGATCGACTTGAGGCGTTTGCCTCGGTCGACAATTCGATAAGGGCGCGAACCAGTAGCCGATCTGCCGCCGGATCCGCCAAAACGAGGCGAGGCCCGTCATGGATCATCTCGCGCAGGAGGCGTTCGCAACTCTGGTTCATGGCCAGGGCGCGCCCTTTGCGCCCTAGAACCGCGACTGGGAGGCCAACAGTCTCCAGCGCCTGCGCTGCTGCTCGTACCGTCTGCATACGCAGACGGGCTGACATCGTGGCCGCACGAGCGAGATGCGGTCTCACGCTGTCAAGCCGGGCTACGGCATCCGGCGGAATAGGTCCTCGCTCGATGACCCGTTCGATATCAAAAATCAGCTGATCACCCGTAGGAACGTTGATGACGCTGGCGGCCCCCATTCCGAACCCACGAGGGATCAGGAATTCGCGGAAGACCGGCTCGCGGGCGAATTCCTCTGGTGTGAAAACGTCGAGATCCGTGACGAACCCGGCGTGCCGTTTTGCGAGCAAGCGCCTCGTGCGATCAGTTCGGGCAAACCAGCCCTCCTCGATGTAGGCGAGGATGCTGTCTGCGAAGTTCGGTGTGGTGACGAACCGAGAGCTATCCAAATCAGCGGTGAACAGCACCGCCGCATCTGCGCCGCCGTAGCTCGCGAGGTCGGTTAAAACTGCCGACCAAAGCTCCGGCAGGACGGCGGCTTCGTAGATCCGGTCTACGAGATCGTCCCGCGGATCAGACATGACTGCCGGCGTCACGCTGCGTCACGACTGATCCCTCCGGCGCAGCTTCACGCCTGGCTCGCCGCCGTTGGTGAACTCGACGCCTGCGGCTTCGAGTACCTGCTGCACGGCCGTCAGCGTGGACGCCTTGGGGTCGGAGGACCCACGCTCAATGTTGTTGAGGCCCGTGGTCGAGATGCCAGCGCGCTTGGCCACCTCCGCTTGCGTCAAGCCGAGCATCGCTCTGGCGCCACGGATTTGCTCAGGCTTCAACATGGCACAATCATAGCTGGAGGCGAGAAAATATCAACTGCGGTGTTGACATCCTCAACTTGTGTGGCAATCTCAAGCCTAGTTGATGCAATATCAACTCAGGTTGAGGCCTCCCCGCAAATGCCCCACCGCACTGTCTCCTGGAACCGCATCTCCCGCTCCCTGCACGACAGCCGCCCGGCCATCCCCGCCGGCATGCTCGGCGCCCGCGCCCTGGTGCAGCTCGGCGCTCGCACGCGCCCCCTCGTCGTCGCCGGCCGCTACGACCGCGCCGCCATCATGGCCGCCGCCTGCAAGGCCGCCTCTGGCATTCAGGAGCGGTGCGGCGTCTCCCGCGCCGAGGCGATGTCCTCCGCCCTCAAGGCCACGTGGCAGGTCGCCAAGGCCGCCCACCGCGCCGCTGCGCACTGAACCCCTAGCGGTCTGACCCGCCCCACCACGGGGCGCCCCTTCCACCTCCGACCCACCGCCACGAGCCCTCACCGGAGCCCGAACGATGACGCACGCCCGCATTCCCGATTTCTCGCAGCCCGCGCCAGTCCGCGCCCCGCACCTGACCTCGACGGCGCGCCGCCGCCTCCCGGTCGACGGCCGGTTCCTCAATCTCCCGAACGAGCCGCTGCCCGGCGAGCTCGCCGCCTGGGAGATCGCCGAGCCGGTCCGCCCCAAGACCCCGCACGCCCGCGCCTTCCGCTTCCTCGATGTCGCCGGCGAGCTGCTAGCGGCCGTGGCCATCATCGGCGGCGGCATCGTTCTGACCGGCTTCGCCTCCCTGCTCTGACCTGCCCCGCAACCTGCCGCGGGCCCGGGCTCGCGGACCTCATCCGGAGATCCACGACATGACCCTGCGCACCTCCCTGCGGCGCCTCATCGGCCGCGACCCCGTCCGGCCCACCCTGCGCGAGCGCGCCACGGAGACCGCCGCTCGCCTCGCTGCATCCAAGGCGCCGGCCGCCAAACCTGCATCGCCCAGCGCCACAGCGCAGGTGCTGCATCCGGCTGGCGAGCCGGATCCTGCCCTCGCGGTTGCGACCGTGTTCCGGGCGAGCTGGGATGCCCTCAGCAAGGTGCTGGACGCCGAGGCGCCGGACGACCTGGTGGGCGAACTCGAGGACGCGCAGGGCGCCGCCTACGATCGCCTGCGGGCC
This is a stretch of genomic DNA from Methylobacterium tardum. It encodes these proteins:
- a CDS encoding helix-turn-helix transcriptional regulator, which produces MSDPRDDLVDRIYEAAVLPELWSAVLTDLASYGGADAAVLFTADLDSSRFVTTPNFADSILAYIEEGWFARTDRTRRLLAKRHAGFVTDLDVFTPEEFAREPVFREFLIPRGFGMGAASVINVPTGDQLIFDIERVIERGPIPPDAVARLDSVRPHLARAATMSARLRMQTVRAAAQALETVGLPVAVLGRKGRALAMNQSCERLLREMIHDGPRLVLADPAADRLLVRALIELSTEANASSRSIPLPSRGDQPATVLHLLPIRRAAADLFAAAEAIAVFTPLTAKHVPGLSVLEGLFDLTAAEARVARGIAGGSTIAGLSVEFGTSPATVRSQLKAVMSKTGTARQAELVQLLAGASLPVP
- a CDS encoding helix-turn-helix domain-containing protein, whose translation is MLKPEQIRGARAMLGLTQAEVAKRAGISTTGLNNIERGSSDPKASTLTAVQQVLEAAGVEFTNGGEPGVKLRRRDQS